A window of Phyllobacterium sp. T1293 contains these coding sequences:
- a CDS encoding glycoside hydrolase family 5 protein: protein MRIATTLFLSLTMTCAANAADLISFWDKPQHGGNSFNRLPPDQTYFDALKDYGASWVRLSYDKWKPAKRDFLIGDADHYEGIPASDLATLKATLDRADKAGLKVVITPLSLPAMRWAQNNNGKFDDRLWQDKAKWQEAAQFWRDLAAALKDHPAIAAYNLINEPAPEKMGGVAEHASAADMQAWYDKQKGGSRDLIAFYNMVIAEIRKVDPVTPIMADAGWYAAADAFSYWPKPLDDQKVIYSFHMYEPYEATSAPNIKRKKPYAYPGEVPYAGSKVMWNAQKVTEYLARPVDWAKAHGVPLNRMVAGEYGCMRQLPGCKPYLEDVLTALDSNKLHWAFYSFREDSWDGMDYELGSEKVNWKYWDAIDANEPDPVKRKATPEFEPIRKRLQP from the coding sequence ATGCGTATTGCGACGACCCTGTTTCTGTCTTTGACCATGACCTGTGCTGCCAATGCAGCCGATCTCATCAGTTTCTGGGATAAGCCGCAGCATGGCGGCAACAGTTTCAACCGGCTGCCACCTGATCAGACCTATTTCGATGCGCTGAAAGATTATGGCGCAAGCTGGGTGCGGCTGTCCTACGACAAGTGGAAACCGGCCAAACGCGACTTTCTGATTGGCGATGCCGATCATTATGAGGGCATCCCGGCCTCCGATCTCGCTACGCTCAAAGCAACGCTGGATCGGGCTGACAAGGCGGGGCTGAAAGTGGTCATTACGCCGCTGTCGCTTCCGGCCATGCGCTGGGCCCAGAACAACAATGGCAAGTTTGATGACCGGCTTTGGCAGGACAAGGCAAAGTGGCAGGAGGCCGCGCAGTTCTGGCGCGACCTTGCCGCTGCGCTGAAGGATCACCCCGCTATTGCCGCCTATAATCTGATCAACGAACCCGCACCGGAAAAGATGGGCGGCGTTGCCGAACATGCCTCAGCTGCGGATATGCAGGCTTGGTATGACAAGCAAAAGGGTGGCTCCCGCGATCTGATTGCCTTCTACAATATGGTGATTGCCGAGATCAGGAAGGTCGATCCGGTAACGCCCATCATGGCCGATGCCGGATGGTATGCGGCAGCCGATGCGTTCAGCTATTGGCCGAAACCGCTGGATGACCAGAAAGTCATCTACAGCTTTCACATGTATGAACCCTATGAAGCGACCAGCGCCCCCAATATCAAGCGCAAAAAACCCTATGCCTATCCGGGCGAGGTGCCCTATGCCGGATCGAAGGTTATGTGGAACGCGCAGAAAGTGACCGAGTATCTTGCCAGGCCTGTGGATTGGGCGAAAGCGCATGGCGTGCCGCTGAACCGAATGGTGGCGGGTGAATATGGCTGTATGCGCCAGCTTCCCGGCTGCAAGCCTTATCTGGAGGACGTGCTGACTGCGCTCGACAGCAACAAGCTGCACTGGGCTTTTTACAGTTTTCGCGAGGATAGCTGGGACGGTATGGACTACGAGCTTGGTTCGGAAAAAGTGAACTGGAAATATTGGGACGCTATCGACGCCAATGAGCCTGACCCGGTGAAGCGCAAGGCAACGCCCGAATTCGAGCCCATCCGCAAGCGTCTCCAGCCCTGA
- a CDS encoding PaaI family thioesterase: protein MSSETIAFPGGIGTLPLADLAKRSGLDILQAMLRGEYPAPPIAKTLTFNLHEVELNRVVFKGIPAREHLNPMGGIHGGWIATLMDSALACCVMTTLKLGEAYTTVEFKVNLVRPVSPDTGPVFCEGKLVHRGRTLATSEAFLRDANGKLLAHGTETCAIFPLESFMRGG from the coding sequence ATGAGTTCAGAGACTATCGCATTTCCCGGCGGCATTGGTACGCTGCCCCTTGCCGATCTGGCCAAACGCAGCGGCCTCGACATCCTGCAAGCGATGTTGCGAGGCGAATATCCTGCACCGCCCATCGCGAAAACGCTGACCTTTAATTTGCATGAGGTGGAGCTGAACCGGGTCGTTTTCAAAGGCATTCCAGCGCGCGAACACCTCAATCCAATGGGCGGCATTCATGGCGGCTGGATTGCAACCTTGATGGATTCGGCGCTTGCCTGCTGTGTCATGACCACGCTGAAACTGGGTGAGGCCTATACGACTGTCGAATTCAAGGTGAACCTCGTGCGCCCTGTCTCGCCCGATACCGGCCCGGTGTTCTGCGAGGGCAAGCTCGTACATCGAGGCCGCACGCTGGCAACATCGGAAGCCTTCCTGCGTGACGCAAATGGCAAGCTGCTCGCCCACGGCACTGAAACCTGCGCAATTTTCCCGCTTGAAAGTTTCATGCGCGGCGGTTGA
- the rnc gene encoding ribonuclease III, whose amino-acid sequence MNLSADAVRRLEEQTSHTFRDLSRLERALTHASARQSVGSDYERLEFLGDRVLGLVIAEMLFRAYPTASEGELSLRLNSLVNADTCAAVADEIGLHEFIRTGSDVKGLADKRLKSLRADVVESLIATIYLDGGLEAAQPFIQRYWDARSREINSAQRDPKTELQEWAHQQDGAQPLYSVVERTGPDHDPQFTVKVEVKGFAPATGMGRSKRIAEQEAAVALLYREGVRQKTQEEEQK is encoded by the coding sequence ATGAACCTGTCCGCAGACGCCGTTCGCAGGCTGGAGGAGCAGACGAGCCACACATTTCGCGATCTTAGCCGCCTTGAGCGCGCGCTGACCCATGCCAGCGCCCGCCAGTCGGTTGGATCGGATTATGAACGGCTCGAATTCCTGGGCGACCGCGTCCTTGGGCTGGTTATTGCGGAAATGCTGTTTCGCGCCTATCCGACGGCCAGCGAAGGCGAGCTTTCGCTTCGTTTGAACTCGCTCGTCAATGCCGATACCTGTGCTGCCGTCGCCGATGAAATCGGCCTGCACGAGTTCATCCGCACCGGTTCCGATGTGAAGGGGCTGGCTGACAAAAGGCTGAAAAGCCTGCGTGCCGATGTGGTGGAATCGCTGATTGCAACGATTTATCTGGACGGCGGGCTGGAAGCGGCGCAACCTTTCATCCAGCGTTACTGGGATGCCCGCTCGCGCGAGATCAATTCGGCGCAGCGTGATCCCAAGACAGAACTACAGGAATGGGCGCATCAGCAGGATGGCGCCCAGCCTTTATACAGCGTGGTCGAGCGCACCGGGCCTGACCATGACCCACAATTTACGGTAAAGGTAGAGGTGAAGGGCTTTGCGCCTGCCACCGGCATGGGACGCTCCAAGCGTATTGCCGAGCAGGAAGCTGCCGTTGCCTTGCTTTACCGGGAAGGCGTCCGTCAGAAGACGCAGGAAGAGGAACAGAAATGA
- a CDS encoding MFS transporter: MSAIQSNAAKPSGIPWLIIIAGSLIAVMTFGPRSAMGLFQLPLLQDKGWDRTTFSMAIALQNLFWGIGQPFFGAIADKYGTWRVLLMSAILYASGLVLMAWSTTPGMLYIGGGLLVGLGIASGSFGTILSAFARNVSAENRTFVFGIGTAAGSAGMFVFSPISLELIKHYGWSDALVYLGIAMAIVPLLAIPLRGNSSSGLISEAQYKQSMGEALREALGHRSYVLLTTGFFVCGFQLAFITAHFPAYLNDIGIDAKYAVLALALIGFFNVIGSLASGVISQRYSKPKFLAYLYIGRSVLVAAFLLLPQTGASVIVFAIVMGLMWLSTVPPTNALVAIMFGTRYLAMLGGIVFFSHQVGSFLGVWLGGYLYDHLGSYNPVWWLSVVLGILAAIVHWPIEERQADRPTLQPAE, translated from the coding sequence ATGTCAGCAATTCAATCGAACGCCGCAAAGCCGTCGGGTATACCGTGGCTGATCATCATTGCCGGTTCGCTCATTGCCGTCATGACTTTTGGCCCGCGTTCAGCCATGGGTCTTTTCCAGTTGCCGCTTCTGCAGGACAAGGGCTGGGATCGCACGACCTTCAGCATGGCTATCGCCTTGCAAAACCTCTTTTGGGGTATCGGCCAGCCATTTTTCGGCGCCATCGCTGACAAATACGGCACATGGCGCGTTCTGCTCATGTCGGCGATTCTCTATGCATCTGGTCTTGTGCTCATGGCATGGTCGACCACTCCCGGAATGCTCTATATCGGGGGCGGCCTGCTTGTCGGTCTTGGTATTGCTTCAGGATCGTTCGGAACAATCCTGTCCGCATTTGCGCGCAATGTCTCGGCGGAAAACCGCACTTTTGTTTTCGGCATCGGCACAGCTGCAGGTTCTGCCGGAATGTTCGTGTTTTCGCCTATCAGCCTTGAGTTGATCAAGCATTATGGCTGGTCGGATGCACTGGTTTATCTCGGTATAGCCATGGCAATCGTGCCGCTTCTCGCCATTCCGCTCCGGGGCAATTCCTCCAGTGGCCTGATCAGCGAAGCGCAGTATAAGCAGTCCATGGGTGAAGCCTTGCGCGAGGCGCTTGGACACAGAAGCTATGTGCTGCTGACAACGGGCTTTTTCGTTTGCGGCTTTCAGCTTGCCTTCATCACCGCGCATTTCCCGGCTTATCTCAATGATATCGGCATTGATGCCAAATATGCGGTGCTGGCGCTGGCGCTTATCGGCTTTTTCAATGTGATCGGATCGCTGGCCTCCGGTGTCATCAGCCAGCGCTATTCCAAGCCAAAATTTCTTGCCTATCTCTACATTGGCCGTTCGGTGCTGGTTGCGGCATTCCTGCTGCTGCCACAGACTGGCGCGTCGGTGATCGTTTTCGCAATTGTCATGGGACTGATGTGGCTTTCAACGGTACCGCCGACAAATGCCCTCGTTGCGATCATGTTTGGCACGCGCTATCTCGCCATGCTGGGCGGCATCGTGTTCTTCTCGCATCAGGTCGGATCATTCCTCGGCGTCTGGCTTGGCGGTTATCTTTACGACCATTTGGGCAGCTACAACCCTGTCTGGTGGCTGAGCGTTGTGCTTGGCATTTTAGCCGCTATCGTGCATTGGCCGATTGAGGAACGTCAGGCGGATCGCCCTACCCTGCAACCGGCCGAATAG
- a CDS encoding PTS sugar transporter subunit IIB, with translation MTKQKTVLFACGTGIATSTVVAHAVADALKERGISFNARQCKVAEVAGQIDDVDLVVSTAQLPKDLGKPVITTLAFLTGIGKAEALDKIEAVLRA, from the coding sequence ATGACCAAACAAAAGACTGTACTTTTCGCCTGTGGAACCGGTATCGCCACATCAACCGTCGTCGCCCATGCGGTGGCAGATGCATTGAAGGAACGCGGCATCAGTTTCAACGCGCGGCAATGCAAGGTGGCCGAGGTGGCCGGGCAGATCGATGATGTTGACCTTGTTGTATCTACGGCGCAACTGCCGAAGGACCTTGGCAAGCCTGTTATCACGACGCTCGCGTTTTTGACCGGTATCGGCAAGGCTGAAGCGCTCGATAAAATCGAGGCGGTTTTACGCGCTTGA
- a CDS encoding PTS galactitol transporter subunit IIC encodes MDSFLAGLKAAVDTMGPTVLLPIVIFIIAVVLGAKVGRAFRAAVTIGVAFIGINLVLGLMLTSIGDVAKAIVTNTGIQRDIVDVGWPSAAAIAFGSSVGLWVIPIGIAVNIVLLLTRLTRTLNVDVWNFWHFAFIGSLAVAATDSLVYGLIVAALMVALCLLFADWSAKAVQQFYGIPGISVPHLASAQILPIAIVLNWIIDRIPGINKIEINTETFEKRFGVFGEPVILGLIIGLVLGVIAYYNAGDFGVVLSKVLQTGMTLAAVMLLLPRMVKILMEGLLPVSDAAQAFVKKRTGDRELLVGLDSAILIGHPAAISSSLILVPIAIILSVILPGNRVILFADLAVIPFIVAMTAPLLKGNVFRMVIVGTFTLAVGFYVANALAPLFTSAAQSSGFKMPANAVQITSVVDGFLWVSYAVIAAIRSLGAAGLGLIAIIIAGAFWAYHRNTAAWERAAGADENADKTA; translated from the coding sequence ATGGATAGTTTTCTGGCGGGCCTGAAGGCTGCCGTCGATACAATGGGGCCTACGGTCCTGTTGCCGATTGTCATCTTTATCATTGCTGTGGTGCTCGGAGCCAAGGTGGGGCGCGCGTTCCGTGCCGCTGTGACCATCGGCGTTGCTTTCATCGGTATCAATCTTGTGCTCGGTCTGATGCTCACTTCGATTGGCGATGTGGCCAAGGCGATTGTGACCAATACCGGCATTCAGCGCGATATTGTTGATGTGGGCTGGCCATCGGCTGCCGCCATTGCCTTTGGATCATCTGTCGGCCTCTGGGTCATCCCGATTGGCATCGCTGTCAACATCGTGCTGCTTCTGACACGCCTGACGCGTACGCTTAATGTTGATGTGTGGAATTTCTGGCACTTTGCCTTCATCGGCTCGCTTGCCGTCGCTGCCACGGACAGTCTGGTCTATGGTCTCATCGTTGCGGCGCTGATGGTGGCGCTCTGCCTGCTCTTTGCCGATTGGTCGGCCAAGGCGGTGCAGCAATTCTACGGCATCCCCGGCATTTCCGTGCCGCATCTGGCGTCGGCGCAAATCCTGCCGATTGCCATTGTGCTGAACTGGATCATCGACCGCATTCCCGGCATCAACAAGATCGAAATCAACACCGAGACGTTCGAAAAGCGTTTCGGCGTGTTTGGCGAGCCGGTCATTCTCGGGCTGATCATCGGTCTCGTGCTGGGTGTCATCGCCTATTATAACGCCGGGGATTTCGGCGTGGTTCTGAGCAAGGTCCTGCAAACAGGCATGACACTGGCGGCGGTGATGTTGCTGCTGCCGCGCATGGTCAAGATTTTGATGGAGGGGCTGCTGCCGGTTTCCGATGCGGCACAGGCTTTCGTCAAGAAACGGACAGGCGACCGCGAACTGCTGGTGGGTCTCGATTCGGCAATTCTGATCGGCCATCCCGCCGCGATTTCGTCGTCGCTGATTCTCGTGCCCATCGCGATCATCCTGTCGGTCATCCTGCCCGGTAATCGCGTCATCCTTTTTGCCGATCTAGCGGTTATTCCTTTCATCGTTGCCATGACAGCGCCCTTGTTGAAGGGAAATGTCTTCCGCATGGTCATTGTCGGCACGTTCACGCTGGCTGTCGGCTTCTATGTTGCCAATGCGCTGGCGCCGCTGTTTACCAGCGCTGCCCAGTCATCCGGCTTCAAGATGCCTGCCAATGCGGTGCAGATTACCAGTGTGGTTGATGGGTTCCTGTGGGTTTCCTACGCGGTGATTGCTGCAATCCGCAGCCTCGGCGCGGCAGGTCTCGGGCTTATTGCCATCATTATTGCCGGTGCATTCTGGGCCTATCATCGAAATACCGCCGCGTGGGAACGGGCGGCGGGTGCCGATGAAAACGCAGACAAGACCGCCTGA
- the era gene encoding GTPase Era — translation MTDQDATPEAAQPEGPTRSGFIALIGAPNAGKSTLVNQLVGSKVSIVTHKVQTTRALVRGIVIHDRTQMVLVDTPGIFKPKRRLDRAMVTSAWGGAKDADIVLVLIDVEQGIDEEAEAILASLHEKKRKVILVLNKVDRIEAPKLLELAQKANEKINFDKTFMISALKGYGCKDLLKYLADNLPEGPWYYPEDQISDMPMRMLAAEITREKLFLRLHNELPYSSTIETESWEEKPDGSVRIQQVIYVERDSQKKIVLGHEGQAIKSIGQAARKELMEILEQKVHLFLFVKVRDNWGNDPERYREMGLEFPHG, via the coding sequence ATGACCGATCAGGATGCAACACCGGAGGCGGCACAGCCAGAAGGCCCGACACGTTCGGGCTTTATTGCTTTGATTGGCGCACCCAATGCCGGCAAGTCGACGCTGGTCAATCAGCTGGTCGGCAGCAAGGTTTCGATCGTCACCCACAAGGTGCAGACAACGCGGGCGCTGGTGCGCGGCATTGTCATTCACGACCGCACCCAGATGGTGCTGGTCGACACGCCCGGTATCTTCAAACCAAAACGCCGTCTCGACCGGGCCATGGTGACAAGCGCCTGGGGCGGTGCCAAGGATGCGGATATTGTTCTGGTGCTGATCGATGTCGAACAGGGCATTGACGAAGAGGCGGAAGCCATTCTTGCCAGCCTGCACGAGAAGAAGCGTAAGGTCATCCTCGTTCTCAACAAGGTCGACCGTATCGAAGCGCCAAAACTTCTGGAACTGGCTCAAAAGGCCAATGAGAAGATCAACTTCGACAAGACATTCATGATTTCGGCGCTCAAAGGCTATGGCTGCAAAGATTTGCTGAAATATCTGGCCGATAATCTGCCGGAAGGTCCATGGTATTACCCCGAAGACCAGATTTCCGACATGCCAATGCGCATGCTTGCAGCGGAAATCACCCGCGAGAAGCTTTTTCTGCGTCTGCATAACGAACTGCCCTATTCATCGACCATTGAGACGGAAAGCTGGGAGGAAAAGCCTGATGGCTCTGTCCGCATCCAGCAGGTGATCTATGTCGAGCGTGACAGCCAGAAGAAGATCGTGCTCGGCCACGAAGGTCAGGCGATCAAGTCCATCGGTCAGGCGGCCCGCAAGGAACTGATGGAAATCCTCGAACAGAAGGTTCACCTGTTTCTGTTCGTCAAGGTTCGTGACAATTGGGGCAATGACCCGGAACGTTACCGCGAAATGGGCCTTGAATTCCCGCACGGATAG
- the recO gene encoding DNA repair protein RecO has translation MEWRDEGIILGTRRHGETSAILELMTREHGRHMGLVRGGRSRRMQPLLQAGNRVDVIWRARIDEHLGMMQIEPVSFSAARLIEQPVGLYALQLAAAHLRLLPERDPHQGLFETLAIILEHCDDPLISGELLLRFEVMMLEELGFGLDLKRCASTGSDENLAYVSPKSGRAVSRDAGAPWADKLLVMPPFMVSSKVRVASLTELVDAFRLTSFFFTRHVWEPRALKAPESRDGFLTAVSRSISKAAGQGPTTEERSVLP, from the coding sequence ATGGAATGGCGAGATGAGGGAATCATACTCGGGACGAGGCGGCACGGGGAAACCAGTGCGATCCTCGAACTGATGACGCGTGAGCATGGCCGCCATATGGGGTTGGTGCGCGGCGGACGCTCGCGCCGTATGCAACCGCTGCTGCAGGCGGGAAACCGGGTGGATGTGATCTGGCGTGCGCGTATCGACGAACATCTCGGCATGATGCAGATCGAACCCGTATCCTTTTCCGCCGCGCGGTTGATCGAGCAGCCCGTCGGGCTTTATGCGCTGCAACTGGCCGCCGCCCATTTGAGACTTTTGCCGGAGCGCGATCCGCATCAGGGCCTTTTTGAAACACTCGCCATTATCCTTGAGCATTGTGACGACCCGCTGATCTCGGGGGAGCTTCTCCTGCGCTTTGAGGTGATGATGCTGGAGGAGTTGGGCTTTGGCCTTGATCTGAAACGGTGTGCTTCGACGGGAAGCGACGAGAACCTTGCCTATGTCTCGCCCAAATCTGGCCGCGCCGTATCGCGCGATGCGGGCGCACCATGGGCCGACAAGCTTCTGGTGATGCCGCCTTTCATGGTCAGTTCAAAGGTGCGGGTCGCATCGCTGACGGAACTTGTCGATGCGTTTCGCCTGACGAGTTTCTTCTTTACCCGGCATGTCTGGGAGCCAAGGGCGCTTAAAGCGCCGGAGTCGCGTGACGGGTTTCTGACAGCTGTTTCAAGATCGATATCAAAGGCGGCAGGGCAGGGTCCCACCACCGAGGAAAGGTCCGTGCTTCCATGA
- a CDS encoding PTS sugar transporter subunit IIA, whose translation MAKALMNYLDPGAIILGVEAGNDREIIRILSDRLHSLGYVKPSFAEAVLAREAELPTGLPLGSDNNVAIPHTDPEHVLKPGLAMATLCKPVAFSNMEDPDEKLQVSVVFLMALSDKDQQIEMLQEIAMTIQSAEMITALMQSNTAEDVARLLA comes from the coding sequence ATGGCGAAAGCCTTGATGAACTATCTCGATCCGGGGGCAATTATCCTTGGGGTCGAGGCGGGAAATGATCGGGAGATTATCCGGATACTTTCCGACCGTTTGCACAGTCTGGGCTATGTGAAACCAAGCTTTGCCGAGGCGGTGCTTGCCCGCGAGGCGGAGCTGCCGACAGGCTTGCCGCTGGGTTCGGACAATAATGTGGCCATTCCGCATACGGACCCCGAACATGTGCTGAAACCCGGCCTTGCCATGGCAACATTGTGCAAGCCGGTGGCTTTTTCCAACATGGAAGATCCGGATGAAAAGCTGCAGGTCAGTGTGGTTTTTCTCATGGCGCTCAGTGATAAGGACCAGCAGATCGAAATGCTGCAGGAGATCGCGATGACCATTCAGTCCGCCGAGATGATCACCGCCCTGATGCAATCCAACACGGCAGAGGATGTAGCCCGGCTGCTGGCTTAG
- the map gene encoding type I methionyl aminopeptidase has translation MTISNDDDLIKLQEIGRIVADILAAMGAALEPGMTTAELDGLGRELLEAAGARSAPELTYGFPGATCISVNEEIAHGIPGSRRIAAGDLVNIDVSAEKNGFFADTGASFAVPPVSRVIERLCRDGRRAMWTGLRQVGANKPIAGIGKAIGTFARKNGYTLVRNLASHGVGRSLHEEPTEISTWPDHSERRFMNEGLVFTVEPFLSLGAEFAEGGDDAWTLYSEPRALTVQYEHTVVATRNGPLVVTLPVGAH, from the coding sequence ATGACAATTTCCAATGACGACGATCTGATCAAGCTGCAGGAAATTGGAAGAATTGTTGCCGATATCTTGGCGGCCATGGGTGCAGCACTGGAACCGGGAATGACCACAGCCGAGCTTGATGGGCTTGGACGGGAGCTTCTTGAAGCAGCCGGGGCGCGATCTGCGCCGGAACTCACCTATGGATTTCCGGGAGCAACATGTATCAGCGTCAACGAAGAAATTGCTCATGGTATTCCAGGCTCGCGCCGCATCGCTGCTGGCGATCTTGTGAACATTGACGTATCCGCTGAGAAGAATGGTTTTTTTGCCGATACCGGAGCGTCGTTTGCTGTGCCACCTGTTTCGCGCGTTATAGAACGCCTTTGCCGTGACGGCCGTCGTGCTATGTGGACCGGCTTGCGGCAGGTCGGTGCAAACAAGCCAATTGCAGGGATTGGCAAAGCAATTGGCACATTTGCCCGCAAGAATGGCTATACACTCGTGCGTAATTTGGCTAGCCACGGTGTTGGCCGTTCTCTGCACGAAGAGCCGACTGAAATTTCGACGTGGCCCGATCATTCCGAACGCCGGTTCATGAACGAGGGATTGGTATTCACAGTCGAACCATTTCTGTCATTGGGTGCCGAATTTGCAGAAGGTGGCGACGATGCATGGACATTGTACAGTGAACCGCGCGCCTTGACTGTCCAGTATGAGCATACGGTGGTTGCAACCCGTAACGGTCCTTTGGTTGTCACATTGCCGGTCGGGGCCCACTGA
- the nadA gene encoding quinolinate synthase NadA — MTSIARNTNGHISGPSAAERFGVLKMPDLSFTPEVAEETEHLYQRVAHHIPRIEWPVYAPYVAAINRVKKQRNAVILAHNYQTPEIFHCVADIVGDSLQLAREATRVDAEIIVQCGVHFMAETSKLLNPQKTVLIPDMRAGCSLAESITGADVRLLRETYPGVPIVTYVNTSAEVKAESDICCTSANAVQVVESFGVDRVLCIPDEFLAQNVAAQTDVKILTWKGHCEVHERFTADELLAYRAADPDIQIIAHPECPPEVVAIADYTGSTSGMINYVKDQRPAKVLLVTECSMASNIESEVPDVKFIKPCNLCPHMKRITLPNILESLLYMREEIHVDPLVGERARLAVERMVNLKN; from the coding sequence ATGACCAGCATTGCTCGCAACACGAACGGCCATATTTCCGGCCCATCCGCAGCAGAACGTTTTGGCGTTCTCAAAATGCCTGATCTGTCTTTCACCCCGGAGGTGGCTGAAGAAACCGAACACCTCTATCAGCGCGTTGCTCACCATATTCCCCGGATCGAATGGCCTGTCTATGCGCCCTATGTGGCTGCCATCAACCGGGTGAAGAAACAGCGCAACGCGGTCATACTTGCGCATAATTACCAGACGCCGGAGATATTCCATTGTGTGGCCGATATTGTGGGTGACTCGCTGCAACTGGCTCGCGAAGCCACGCGCGTTGATGCCGAGATTATCGTCCAGTGCGGTGTACACTTCATGGCGGAAACGTCAAAGCTGCTGAACCCGCAGAAAACCGTGCTCATTCCGGATATGCGGGCAGGTTGCTCGCTGGCTGAATCCATTACCGGCGCGGATGTGCGCCTGCTGCGGGAAACCTATCCCGGCGTGCCGATTGTCACCTATGTCAACACATCAGCGGAAGTGAAGGCGGAAAGCGATATCTGCTGCACATCGGCCAATGCGGTTCAGGTGGTGGAAAGCTTTGGGGTTGACCGTGTCCTGTGCATTCCCGATGAGTTCCTGGCCCAGAATGTTGCAGCGCAGACTGATGTCAAAATCCTGACCTGGAAGGGCCATTGCGAAGTTCACGAGCGTTTCACCGCCGATGAGCTTCTGGCTTACCGGGCCGCCGATCCTGATATTCAGATCATTGCGCATCCGGAATGCCCGCCGGAGGTCGTTGCCATTGCCGATTATACCGGCTCGACCAGCGGCATGATCAACTATGTGAAAGACCAGCGTCCGGCAAAGGTGCTTCTCGTCACTGAGTGCTCGATGGCGTCGAACATCGAGTCCGAAGTGCCTGATGTGAAGTTCATCAAGCCGTGCAACCTGTGCCCGCACATGAAGCGCATCACGCTGCCGAACATCCTTGAGAGCCTGCTCTATATGCGCGAGGAGATTCACGTTGATCCGCTGGTTGGAGAACGCGCTCGCCTTGCCGTGGAGCGCATGGTGAACCTGAAGAATTAG
- the acpS gene encoding holo-ACP synthase produces the protein MIIGIGSDLIDIRRIEKTLERHGERFINRVYTSVEQAKSERRKQRAASYAKRFAAKEACAKALGTGLSHGVFWRDMGVVNLPSGAPTMRLTNGAAKRLAAILPAGHTAHIHVTITDDFPLAQAFVIIEALKIVE, from the coding sequence ATGATCATCGGGATCGGCAGTGACCTGATCGATATACGGCGCATTGAAAAGACATTGGAACGGCATGGCGAGCGTTTCATCAACCGGGTTTATACATCGGTCGAGCAAGCCAAATCCGAGCGGCGCAAACAGCGCGCGGCATCCTATGCCAAGCGCTTTGCCGCCAAGGAAGCCTGCGCCAAGGCGCTTGGTACAGGGCTTTCCCACGGTGTTTTCTGGCGCGATATGGGTGTTGTGAACCTGCCAAGCGGTGCGCCGACCATGCGCCTGACCAATGGTGCGGCCAAGCGCCTTGCGGCGATTCTGCCTGCCGGTCACACCGCCCATATCCATGTGACCATCACCGATGATTTTCCACTTGCACAAGCATTCGTGATTATTGAAGCGTTGAAAATCGTGGAATAG
- the lepB gene encoding signal peptidase I produces MTSVSDKSVVKKSGGLGETISVIVQALLLALVIRTVLIQPFNIPSGSMRPTLLEGDYLFVSKFSYGFSKYSIPLSPNLFSGRIWGSEPLRGDVAVFRTPADTSIDYIKRVIGLPGDKVQVREGVVYINGVAVPRVKVGQINNPDVTEKPFPIDVYRETLPNGVTYDTLDLIPNGLGDNTREFTVPAGQFFMMGDNRDNSADSRFELGTVPLENFIGRANIIFFSIADKASPLEIWRWPTEMRFDRLLRSVNGTSFTPKSQ; encoded by the coding sequence ATGACGAGCGTGAGCGACAAATCTGTTGTGAAAAAATCTGGTGGTCTCGGCGAGACGATCAGCGTTATCGTGCAGGCTCTGCTGCTCGCTCTGGTTATCCGGACTGTGCTGATCCAGCCGTTCAACATTCCGTCCGGCTCGATGCGCCCGACTTTGCTTGAGGGCGATTATCTCTTCGTCTCGAAATTCTCCTATGGCTTCTCGAAATATTCAATTCCGCTGTCGCCCAACCTGTTTTCAGGCCGCATCTGGGGCAGCGAACCGTTGCGCGGTGATGTCGCCGTTTTCCGCACGCCTGCTGATACGTCCATTGACTACATCAAGCGCGTGATCGGCTTGCCCGGCGATAAGGTGCAGGTGCGTGAGGGCGTTGTTTACATCAATGGCGTTGCGGTACCGCGTGTCAAAGTTGGTCAGATCAACAATCCTGATGTGACTGAAAAGCCTTTTCCGATTGATGTTTATCGCGAAACACTGCCAAACGGCGTCACCTATGATACGCTTGATCTGATCCCGAACGGTCTTGGCGACAATACCCGGGAGTTCACTGTTCCGGCAGGTCAGTTTTTCATGATGGGCGACAACCGGGACAATTCCGCCGATAGCCGTTTTGAGCTGGGAACCGTGCCGCTGGAGAATTTCATCGGCCGTGCCAACATCATTTTCTTCTCCATTGCCGACAAGGCAAGCCCGCTGGAAATCTGGCGCTGGCCGACGGAAATGCGCTTCGACCGCTTGCTGCGCAGCGTGAATGGAACCTCCTTCACCCCGAAGAGCCAATGA